A stretch of the Microtus pennsylvanicus isolate mMicPen1 chromosome 16, mMicPen1.hap1, whole genome shotgun sequence genome encodes the following:
- the Jade1 gene encoding protein Jade-1 isoform X3, with protein MKRGRLPSSSEDSDDNGSLSTTWSQHSRSQHGRSSCSRHEDRKPSEVFRTDLITAMKLHDSYQLNPDEYYVLADPWRQEWEKGVQVPVSPGTIPQPVARVVSEEKSLMFIRPKKYIASSASEPPELGYVDIRSLADSVCRYDLNDMDAAWLELTNEEFKEMGMPELDEYTMERVLEEFEQRCYDNMNHAIETEEGLGIEYDEDVVCDVCQSPDGEDGNEMVFCDKCNICVHQACYGILKVPEGSWLCRTCALGVQPKCLLCPKKGGAMKPTRSGTKWVHVSCALWIPEVSIGSPEKMEPITKVSHIPSSRWALVCSLCNEKFGASIQCSVKNCRTAFHVTCAFDRGLEMKTILAENDEVKFKSYCPKHSSHRKSEENLGEGAAQENGAPECSPGSPLEPFASLEQNREEAHRVSVRKQKLQQLEDEFYTFVNLLDVARALRLPEEVVDFLYQYWKLKRKVNFNKPLITPKKDEEDNLAKREQDVLFRRLQLFTHLRQDLERVMIDTDTL; from the exons ATGAAACGAGGTCGCCTTCCCAGCAGCAGCGAGGATTCTGACGACAATGGCA GCTTGTCCACCACGTGGTCCCAGCATTCTCGATCCCAGCATGGGAGGAGCTCCTGCTCTAGACATGAAGACCGAAAGCCTTCTGAG gtgtttAGGACTGACCTGATCACTGCCATGAAGCTGCATGACTCCTACCAGCTGAACCCGGACGAGTACTACGTGCTGGCGGATCCCTGGAGACAGGAATGGGAGAAAGGAGTCCAGGTGCCTGTGAGCCCAGGGACCATTCCGCAGCCCGTGGCCAG GGTTGTGTCTGAAGAGAAATCTCTCATGTTCATCAGACCTAAGAAGTACATCGCATCATCCGCCTCTGAGCCTCCAGAGTTGGGCTACGTTGATATCCGGTCGCTGGCAGACAGCGTATGTCGCTATGACCTCAACGATATGGATGCCGCATGGCTGGAGCTAACCAACGAAGAGTTTAAGGAGATGG GGATGCCTGAGCTGGACGAGTACACCATGGAAAGGGTCTTGGAGGAATTTGAACAGCGATGCTATGATAATATGAATCATGCCATAGAGACAGAAGAGGGCTTGGGAATTGAATATGATGAAGACGTTGTCTGTGATGTCTGCCAGTCACCCGATGGCGAGGATGGCAACGAGATGGTATTCTGTGACAAATGTAACATCTGTGTGCACCAG GCTTGCTATGGAATCCTCAAGGTGCCAGAGGGCAGTTGGCTGTGCCGGACATGTGCCCTGGGGGTTCAGCCAAAATGTTTGCTATGTCCCAAGAAGGGTGGAGCTATGAAACCCACACGCAGCGGAACCAAGTGGGTCCACGTCAGCTGCGCCCTGTGGATCCCTGAG GTAAGCATTGGCAGCCCTGAGAAGATGGAGCCCATCACAAAGGTGTCTCACATCCCCAGCAGTCGGTGGGCACTCGTGTGCAGCCTCTGCAATGAGAAGTTTGGGGCTTCCATACAG TGCTCTGTGAAGAACTGCCGGACCGCCTTCCACGTGACCTGTGCTTTTGACCGCGGCCTCGAGATGAAGACCATTTTGGCAGAGAACGATGAAGTCAAATTCAAGTCCTATTGCCCGAAGCACAGCTCACACAGGAAATCCGAGGAGAACCTGGGTGAGGGGGCTGCACAGGAGAACGGGGCCCCTGAGTGTTCGCCTGGGAGCCCGCTGGAGCCCTTTGCCAGTCTGGAGCAGAATAGAGAGGAGGCCCACCGGGTGAGTGTTCGCAAGCAGAAGCTACAGCAGCTGGAGGATGAGTTCTACACCTTCGTCAACCTGCTGGATGTGGCCAGGGCCCTGCGACTGCCCGAGGAAGTGGTGGATTTCCTGTACCAGTACTGGAAGTTGAAGAGGAAGGTCAACTTCAACAAGCCCCTCATCACCCCAAAGAAAGACGAAGAGGACAATCTAGCCAAGCGGGAGCAGGATGTCTTGTTTAGGAGGCTGCAGCTGTTCACGCACCTGCGGCAGGACCTGGAGAGGGTAATGATTGACACTGACACCTTATAA